The proteins below come from a single Synergistaceae bacterium genomic window:
- a CDS encoding sulfurtransferase TusA family protein produces the protein METKTVDARGLSCPQPVVETKRVLDKMNGGRIEVLVDTVTSRENVLRFGANAGWKGSFKEAGEGFQVILEK, from the coding sequence ATGGAAACCAAAACAGTGGATGCCCGCGGGCTCTCATGCCCGCAGCCTGTCGTAGAGACTAAAAGAGTCCTTGATAAGATGAACGGCGGCAGGATAGAAGTTCTTGTGGACACAGTCACTTCACGGGAAAATGTCCTGCGCTTCGGCGCCAATGCCGGATGGAAAGGTTCCTTCAAAGAAGCAGGTGAAGGATTTCAAGTAATACTTGAGAAGTAG